TCTAATTCTTGGTTTCTTGGGTTTGTGTTCCTCTAACGATCCTGTTCTATCTAGTTTTTCATCAACGTTTTGCTCTTGGCGGTTTATTTCTTCACGGTTTGGCTCATTGTTATCTAAATTTAGTTCTTCTCGCTCTATTTGATCGTTATTTAGCTGTTCACGATTTAGTTCTTCACTGTTTATTTCTTCATTGTTGCTCTGTTGTTGGCGCTCTATTTCATTGTCATCAGGTCGATCATTTCCAGATTCCAAATTTTGACCAACGGTCACGATAGGCTTCGTATCACAACGCATTCCCTTGCTAGGGCAGCGTACATACGGCAAAGTGCCTTTGCCTGACGGCGACGCAGGGTCTGCCCTCTTACCGCCGACGCGGGGTCGTTGCTCCGTTTTATCCCGCTCCATTTCTTTGTTTCCTTGCCTAAATAACTCATTGCTTACTCCCTCATTTGTTTGAGCCAATGTTGTCTCTGACTTTAAGACATAAAACTGAATTGTCAAAGCAAATACAGTACAGGTTGCTAAAAAATTAATTGTTTTCTTCATTGCTTTTTACTTACTACTCACTACTTATTACCTCTCATCTCTCCATCGCCTAGTCTCTTTGTCCCGACCGTAGGCGTTACCGTTACCTCAACGGACATTAAGGCTTGTCCTGGCTTTACTGCTTGCCCAATTCGCACGCTTTTATTACCAACCTGCCCATTTACATCAGCGTAAATATTGGTATGATCTAGCTGAAGTTGGGCATTTTCTACTAGTGCTTGAGCCTGGTCTACTTTAGCTAAAGCAGCCTGGTACTGACGGCGATTTACTTCAATCTGTTCTTCAGTCGAATCGACTGCTTGCAAATCGCCTCGTCTAGTTTCTAGCTGACCTCTGGCAGTTGCAACGCGATCGCGGGATTCTTGGTATTGTTTTTGTGCTTGTGTGATTTTCTCAACTGCTACTTTTCGACTGGCTAAGTCCTGTTCGTAGGCAGTTCGAGCCGAATCCAACTGTTGCGCGCTGACAACTCCCCTGTTGTAAAGAAACTGATAGCGAGCGTAATCTGCTTTAGTCTTTTGAATGCTAGCTTCAACGCTTGCCAGTTGAGCTTCGGCTTCGGGAATATTGGCTTTGGCGACTGCAACTGCTGTTTCGGAATTGGCAAGACTGGCAAGAGCCGAATCTATTCCTCCATATGCCTGAGTATTTCGGGCGCGAGCATCTTTGGCAGCTAAGGCAATATTAGCCTTGGCTACTGCGGCTTGTTTTTTGGCTGCTTCGGTCGGTTCGAGAAAATCTATTGGTTCGGCATTGTCTATTTGCCGATCTTCTTTGTTTCTTGGCTTATTTTCAGTTGAGGAATCAGTCATGAAAACCCAGGTGAAGTTAAATTAATAGTATGATGGTAGTTTTTCAGTATACTTCTGACATTAAACCTCGATCAAGAACAAAAGCTTAAAAATACATTGGCAGATTTTAAAGAATAGAAATATGCTGCATTCGCATTCATAACATTTGAAGTAAACATAAATTGTGTCTTACATCGCTTCTTTAACTCCTTTTCAAATCCATATTTTAAAATCAGTAATGCTGTTAGTTAATATGTGTTCAGCATAAGTAAAATACCAAAGCGTTTCTTCTATTTTCTTGCTCAAATTTGCTAAAAGTTGTGATTGTTTAAATCTTTACTAGACATCTTGAGTTTAATCATGAAAAAATGAGGCGCGATCGGCTTCCCTGGTAGAATCGCGCAAACTTTAGCGAAAAAATATGATAGAAACGAAGAGCGATCGCTCTTCGGAAAAATTTATTTTCTGAATAAGGAACGGGAATATCCCAAAATTTTAGATAATGAATCAGTAATCTAATCGAATGTCTTATCATGGTCTTTGATTTGAAGTAACAGAGGGTTTGGCGATTAAACTCGATGAGCTAATAGCTTGTCATTTCTACTCATTACTTTTTTATTTCAGGACAAGATTAGGCAATTTTTAGCAAGATTTGAGAAGACAAACCCTATCTAGTTCCATATAGTGTAATTATTATTCGATAAATTTAAGTAAGCAGGTTCTTTCTATGTCCCAAACAGATACTCAACCTTCTGCAAACACTGAAGTTGAACAACTCAAGGAAAGAATAAATAGTCTAGAAGAAAAACTGCTGCGGGTTAGCAATATTTATCGTTATGAAACTCTCCAAAATCTTTTAAAAGAAGGCAAATGGTTAGAGGCAGACAAAGAGACAGTGCAGCTAATTCTATCAATTGCTGGTCAAACAGAAATAGAAAATTTACGTCCTGATGAAATAAAACTCATAGACTGTAGCGAATTGCAGGTAATAGATCGTTTGTGGCTTACCTATAGCGATAATCGTTTTGGTTTTAGTGTTCAGGTACAAATATATCAAGACTCAGGCGGTAGCGAGCAAACTACTATCGAACAAAATAGTCAGTTGCTAGAGAAATGGGGCGATCGCTTGGGATGGCGCAAGGACGGAAATTGGATTAAATGTAGCGATCTCAACTATTCTCAGGATGCAAAAAAAGGAGGACTTCCTGGTCTTTGGTGGAATTCTCCCTATGGATCTAAAATGACTAATTACTTTCTAGCACGATTGATAAATTGTCAAATTTGAGTCTGAGTCGCGAAATCATTGACCGCCAGCAGCGATCGCCGAACGCGGATAAATTTTTTGTTGATATTGATACAGTAATGCTTTTGTATACTTTCTATAATCAAAAATTGTATAGCAATAACCAAACCGCCAGCAGCGATCGCCAACGCTGCCAGTATATTCAACTGAAACTGCTGCAATCCTATAATAAACAGACCGTTAGCCAAAATTATTGATTTTGAATCAAAACCATAAATTTTAATTTTAATTTTA
This DNA window, taken from Pleurocapsa sp. FMAR1, encodes the following:
- a CDS encoding HlyD family secretion protein, which encodes MTDSSTENKPRNKEDRQIDNAEPIDFLEPTEAAKKQAAVAKANIALAAKDARARNTQAYGGIDSALASLANSETAVAVAKANIPEAEAQLASVEASIQKTKADYARYQFLYNRGVVSAQQLDSARTAYEQDLASRKVAVEKITQAQKQYQESRDRVATARGQLETRRGDLQAVDSTEEQIEVNRRQYQAALAKVDQAQALVENAQLQLDHTNIYADVNGQVGNKSVRIGQAVKPGQALMSVEVTVTPTVGTKRLGDGEMRGNK
- a CDS encoding GUN4 domain-containing protein; the protein is MSQTDTQPSANTEVEQLKERINSLEEKLLRVSNIYRYETLQNLLKEGKWLEADKETVQLILSIAGQTEIENLRPDEIKLIDCSELQVIDRLWLTYSDNRFGFSVQVQIYQDSGGSEQTTIEQNSQLLEKWGDRLGWRKDGNWIKCSDLNYSQDAKKGGLPGLWWNSPYGSKMTNYFLARLINCQI